The genome window tggcaaCGGTCACTATTATTTGGTGACATTTGGTGATTAATGCTAGGATAACTAAAGCTAGTCACCTCAGCATTAGTCACCGAATGTCACCAAATCAAGGGCGGACCTATATTAGGGTTGTAGTGGGCTCCAGCCCAGTCCTATTTTTTAGAGTAGGCTTAATTTGTAAGCCAAATTTAGataaatcaaattttagcCCAAAgtttctctctatctctctccattttctctttcttctttaatcCCTTTgtcccttttcttctttcttttctctctcatttctctcttctttttctttcttctctctcttttcttgttatttttctttctctccgccatttttcttttctctttctttccttttgtcttctctatttgtttctcttttgttttattaagtctctgtttctctcttcttcttttccatgcGTTTCTCTGTTTACGCATTGATAGTGGTTTTTTGTCGTGAAGATGTTGAATAGATGGTTTGACCAGCTTGAGCATGTGGATGTTTTGGTGGAGGACCCGATTGTAGTCCGAATCACATAggtgcccaaaaaaaaaatttagcccaCCCCTGTAAAAAAATCCTAGATCCGCCATTGCACCAAATGATGGTGACTGTTGCCactatttttttggtagtCTGCTCTCTAAGTTGAAAATACTAATGGTTAGGATCAACCTTTGATGTCCCCAACTTTAGAACAAATGGCTAGGATAACACATCAGAgtgaaaatgattattctcACATTATGACAATACTAATTACACTAAACTCGACTTTAAACTCGACTTTATTCTCACAACAGAATTGAAACTGATTATTCTGACAACAGAATCACAACAATACCAATTAAACTAAACTCAGACCTTCCTTAATTAGCACTTAGTGCTACATGACCCTTGGATTTACAGAAGCATATTTAAGCAGCTCCGGGTTGCTTTCAAAATGCTCCATGATTTCTTCACTCACACTCAACATTGCTTCTATTCCCTTGCCATCTCTTTTATCaatcaaaataaccaaatCCTTTAGTCCAATACTAGGAATGCTCACCCATGCCGGCTTTCCCCATCCGAAATTAGCTTCATAAAAAGGAAACCTACACCAACTTCCAGGGCATAAATGGTACATGTCAGCATTCCCTGTCAACTTTTGACATTCTTGATCCCATTGCCATGCCTTAATAGAATCAAATGGTAGTTTTGTAGGATAAGTTTCTTTCTGCTGTTCAAGCCCTTTCCTGAGTTTGGCAACCAAGTCTTTTAGATCTATCGTCTCATCGTCACTCTCTTCTTGACCTTTTAATAACGATGGTGTAGCGACGACTACTAAATTAGCAACAACATTCCCACCCAAGTTTTGTGGGAAGGGTGGCTCAAACCGTCTACGCAAGTCCATAGCCATTTTGAACGAAGATGGTCTTGACCCCAGTGGTATGTTTGATGCTTTGGATGATGCTTCCATAGCACATTTCCAAATGAGTGCTGAAACTACGAGGACACGTGTCGGTGCATGAGGTGCCAATGCGCTGGCCAAATGTGATTGGAGGGTGGCAATTTTTGAGGCATCAAACACAAACCTCTTTGTTATGTACTTGATGTCCACCAGCTTGGGTGGTGATGGCTGTGATGAGTTTAAGAAATCTAGTGGTGGAAAATAAGACGCAGCATCAAATTTTGGGACCATGAAGGGTGCCTGATCATCGTGACCATCATCAAGGGCTGTTTTGGCCCAACAACTGATGAGGGCGCTAGATGTGGTGCCATCAACAACCCTATGTGAAAAATTCAACCCTATTGCCATTCCTCCACACTCGAACAAGTTGGCTTGCACAGCAAGCAACGGGAGCGTCGTggcatcaccatcaccatcaccatcaccatcaggTTGACCAATTGCTGGGACGAGCCCTGTTAGCATGTCAGGATCTGGATGTTCAAAAATCTGCGATAAGGAACATTTGACTCGGGCCGTCACAAACTCAGCTCCATCATCAGTGCATTGGACGATGTCATGGCCTTTACTCAATCTTCCTGCTAAGGGGTAGAAGTGAGTGAGAGTTTTGGCTAATGACTGAATTAGATGCTGAAAATAATGTCTCTCCTTCATCCTCATGGCCGCCGTGTCTGTGGAAGTAGCTCCACCTCCTGAACCAGTAATATTATTGTTGGCGGGATAGAAGAGAAGCGTTGGGAAGTAAACGTGACTAGGAAGCATCTGATCCAAAACAGAGAGCTGTAGGGTTCTCAAGGGATGAGGAGTTGGGGATGATGGTTTGACTGTTTGCCTCTCAATGATTTCAACCTTGATCAAGTCTGGGGCCATCTTACTTTGTTCGCTATAGGCTATATCTCGCTAGAAACTAATATGACTGTTTGCTATATATCAAGTCTCTGGCCATCTTACTTTCTTTATAGGCAAAAGAAAGTATCTGCATGGAATAACGATCGAGAGAGTCTTACAATTCTTGTGTGAGTGATTAGTTTAGTTAGGTGGTGGGATTTTATGAAGACGAGACTTGTAGTTTTGATTGGTGGCTCTAGCTCAGAGATTCTTCCCACCAAATAAAAGCTGCCAGATTCTTTTAGCTTGGCTCATAGTATAGTATAATGTGTTACATGTGTTACTAGTGTTGGGTGGGAATTAATGAAGACGAGAGAGACTtacttttaatatatatatatatatatatataatctaaaacaagaaaatgaatgcaatttgaatccaactttttaaactcaaaaatagaatttaagttcaaaacaaagaaaacttgtttgatagctctatttttaaaaattcaaactcaagTACAACTAAAAAACGccataattattaaaaacaaaaaatatctattttttcagtttttttctaacaactcacaagttctcaaatttttaagatttgaaaactagttttcaagttgcatacgaaacaagtttttgaatcttaaaaatagatttaagaacttcttgtttttaagaaaaatccaaaattttgaattcctTATTTGAATAGGATACCAAACACGCCCTAATATTTTCAAAACGATTTCTGATTTGTACTTTGagttagaaaacaaaaaaaaagatgttTTTAACGTTCTCACAGCAAAAGTGAAAACGCAGAAAATGACTGCGAGTccgataaaaaataaaaataaaacacgagATACAGCTCACCCTTCGTCCCATCTGTGTTTATCTATATCAGCTGTTCAGTGAAACAATGCCCAACATAACTGATACGTCTAGCCCTCTTCTCTATGAATATCAAGATCTTCATTTAT of Prunus dulcis chromosome 4, ALMONDv2, whole genome shotgun sequence contains these proteins:
- the LOC117626303 gene encoding stemmadenine O-acetyltransferase-like encodes the protein MAPDLIKVEIIERQTVKPSSPTPHPLRTLQLSVLDQMLPSHVYFPTLLFYPANNNITGSGGGATSTDTAAMRMKERHYFQHLIQSLAKTLTHFYPLAGRLSKGHDIVQCTDDGAEFVTARVKCSLSQIFEHPDPDMLTGLVPAIGQPDGDGDGDGDATTLPLLAVQANLFECGGMAIGLNFSHRVVDGTTSSALISCWAKTALDDGHDDQAPFMVPKFDAASYFPPLDFLNSSQPSPPKLVDIKYITKRFVFDASKIATLQSHLASALAPHAPTRVLVVSALIWKCAMEASSKASNIPLGSRPSSFKMAMDLRRRFEPPFPQNLGGNVVANLVVVATPSLLKGQEESDDETIDLKDLVAKLRKGLEQQKETYPTKLPFDSIKAWQWDQECQKLTGNADMYHLCPGSWCRFPFYEANFGWGKPAWVSIPSIGLKDLVILIDKRDGKGIEAMLSVSEEIMEHFESNPELLKYASVNPRVM